Proteins co-encoded in one Malus domestica chromosome 09, GDT2T_hap1 genomic window:
- the LOC103442693 gene encoding uncharacterized protein translates to MAAEADVPESISVTTQAGDGYVSTGKFDITVDQCSPLQLKKSEGQEDQHPEPVKCFVEGDIAYVESKNGISECGNPLEPLSDPKVGKQETCVAESFQVDESNQAETGIADRENGEKGSEEKEAVEATEKKSEQLESNGIVNAEAVETSRSKINLDEHVQVISDHQDSGDEIPTEKSFAMVYEEKGPEVTSEAKESTEDKLESASVLDDHEERAGLGKEIQEKNILDTPLATQTEDIIEESPKEVKNQYETVEETPEASGTASEAVKEDENAECQVEIPCVKHEEDTLKKGEALDTGEDSVAKEEDSEGFSAVEHIKTNSTDREEEGETNLKDFLLARSNLNSVEDEAATSRESSETIITAEDERQVVNVEQNREEEGKAEKAITSSDTIEDETPDEQNLPAASILMRTVTESESAEVSESTISEPNENVERSEEVLNVSTVKCDEDDQGDRTNPTKDDKDVETFTAKAAEDDDYTSPVTITETRATVTPNDEESSPQTLQECDSGEELQHLRDVMPEETKTETPWENAEEITCTKEETTTQNTQESLDEEKKEATENTNNLDDDNARDKVLETAGTEQETGEHVVREIHTLAEPPQDFVDKETNEETSTEYQAIPELSAPFVVEETAKEIPKDEETDVLILKEEKKEEDAECNEPAEVKSMTREALPETTEDITEPNKDLNAPISEEINNTFVENISSLAEVSETETEKNIQEKDGLAVSNFDSVSGEVNHVTGLKEGETENEEQKENIDTAPEEKAQATILKDETASEVEDIGVQAEENCESKEKLEEHIPTAADEGETLSKEAEAEKEEQIKYSDIAAEEKGANILTDETPLEDTDVQAEKNVKPIENLEEQIPIQADEGETFLKEAEAESKDVIKYTDGSHEDVGGQGKEVVNSEENLDKQIPTGDCETSLKEAKAEKEEQGKSTDIVPEEKGPETILTDATSLDVEDVEVKAKDYAESKENVEEQIPIAADEEKLTYISLEDIDVQAEENFITQMNLEYPILTTSDELETGSEETKEEIKAQVKSIDIVPEEKGLETISTAEIPLVVEDIGVKSEESFKSKENVEEQIPTAADEGEKFLKEAEAENKEQIDEENLNSQESSDKEKEEVTEITHTKEDDTVLETTSTEQETGEHVVYEIHTVAKPPQDSIDKETNEENSAEHQACTDAADLSTTAEEKNLEEHAIQELSSPLVVEEATNEIPKEEETYTTLTTLLEEEEKEGHATCNEATEEYAAGIEKNIQEKDGTTPSNSESVSGELSHVTILKESETKIEMQDKDMDTVPEERGRATILANETTLEVEDIDVQLKKNFESKENLEEQFPIAADEGEIFLKEAEAENKEQIKNADIAHEDVDVQAEKTVNSEEDIDKQIPPIADEGETSLKEAEAEIKEQVAYADIVPEDKGLAAILTDETPLEAEDTGVQAEESFESKEKFKEKNPIPTDEDETFLKEAEVENKEQIKYSDIAPEDKGLATILTGEANSDTKEFSDEQIPTAVDEGERKIAHGNVVLNDTPGVQILEEAEPEVGVEEESCKSEDQPEKTNTIVEEAFDEPKITGRDFNKEEIVEGNVACFAQESIEEDTVNKYQENENEKKKLKEEGSCIESLKEGNGEYIREDESETFKDDEKDAVKSGGEILKEPQTGVDESITCETTTIAERSEEIVSTSPVKYEEDEQGESSSPASKEEGSNEDTFSIKVAEEGNGDNGAVTVTETSANVNGKEGLPQAVQEYEPVEGHEKLLDEMPEESKTESSSKKAEVVTCTKEEETTPMNDTKENETEVEEVFEIASMEQETGEHATREIHTVEDNSQEFHDKETTVENLNEHQVSSEAADSSTDFVGNNSDEQASRELSSSLVGDDTSNESSKQEENYISSLKEEENEVNVECKEPVEGANTTHETKFETLEDSIEPKEDLYAHISEEETHTEESSKVVNSLQSEVSEKDVCTDLEGAEAETKEQVKDIEIDHEEKGLTTILTDGAALENVNSEVFPENQIPRVADGGECNTELAGDKAAEESLQVRRLEEAEPKLRVEDESRESEDHPKNKNMIVEEPQLLEQVLDEPNSADGDFSEGQTTEGNAAICAPEIIQEETAKNSQDSDKETENLQKEGSGIESVKAYNTTDLSREFTPEDGSKKFDDNKQDTVKFEGEILKEPEIDGVGESTTYETNQIVETSEEILDASPVKYEEGQPGEGSSQDSAKASKEEDVSEVDDRNGAVTVTESSPVVTSKEEEDSAEASEKYEPEEEKVPVKISDVADAKEVCNLEDKASFAEKTTEETSLQKEGHAEVSELSPEKLDVDATEEEFKEASEIVPECDSRSIDVVSKDEIITSQTLDKGILQKQVEIPSCTLLTEEKEIEASQHEHGTPTKDKNIQEEPEKEVPADGNVGDLFAVRSEDKTPLQKEESEELKASELALEKLDAGDTEKEFKETFKTISIPDSQSTDPVSKDEIVADQTHFEESYALIPKEEELRTYQDDRETKTQDKSIEEEYAKEAEVPADENGRDLVAATLAEETLLQKEEPRELKVSELAPKNLDAGETEETKEPFEKVSKSDSQSAEVVSGDETTEMKISQCVHEATTQDKNKEDESTEKNEVPDGNTSGIFFAATSEEETRLQMEEPREFKACGLAPEKLDAGETEEEIKETLETISKSDSQSIDTVSKDNIVADQTLVEASYTSLPEEKEYKAGESEVPAAENGGDLISARSVEETILKKEEPGELKVSELAPEELNAGETEEEIKKTPETVSEPDSPSTDVVSRDEAISDQTLHEGISTEKLQIPSSIMLPEEKEIKASEEHRTTFCDKNIEENASNLQMQVDENVKATSLLKEEPRQLKASDFELQLKAEVPGKSSNEEIKEDEKLPEESEPYYVREESHDENKAKAEKQGEQIDETSTIKTNEHQNELSEVDEKGIASYKYERQLTFEGLSIKENDPRFIEDKTTHDGFPEEEKRVEEADFEFGLKNQGDEINSKSSIASTQREKDSSTEVSCKAPIVETSQGIESNESGKVISIESGTVSLPNLVPESTKETATACKELKTEEDEEEEHENSEQVKTDEEKGENEHKNLEAGYESPIMVEASRDADVNVKVVSHKKSNNILSGIKHSMSKVKKAIIGKSSHPKTHSEK, encoded by the exons ATGGCAGCGGAAGCTGATGTTCCGGAATCCATATCCGTCACT ACACAAGCGGGAGACGGATATGTGTCGACGGGGAAGTTTGACATAACTGTCGACCAATGTTCCCCATTACAGTTGAAAAAATCCGAAGGCCAGGAGGATCAACATCCTGAACCCGTGAAATGCTTTGTAGAGGGTGACATTGCGTACGTTGAAAGTAAGAACGGAATCTCAGAGTGCGGAAATCCCTTGGAACCACTCTCAGATCCAAAGGTTGGCAAACAAGAGACCTGCGTAGCGGAGAGTTTCCAAGTTGATGAATCAAACCAAGCAGAAACAGGGATTGCAGATAgggaaaatggagaaaaaggaAGTGAAGAAAAGGAAGCCGTGGAGGCAACGGAGAAAAAGTCTGAACAACTTGAGAGTAATGGCATTGTAAATGCTGAAGCAGTGGAAACATCGAGAAGTAAGAtaaaccttgatgaacatgttCAAGTAATCTCGGATCACCAGGATTCCGGGGATGAAATTCCAACGGAGAAGTCCTTTGCCATGGTTTATGAGGAAAAGGGTCCCGAAGTAACCTCGGAAGCTAAAGAAAGCACTGAGGACAAGCTTGAAAGTGCATCCGTGTTAGATGACCACGAAGAAAGAGCTGGACTTGGAAAGGAAATCCAAGAGAAGAACATCCTAGATACTCCATTAGCCACACAAACAGAAGATATCATTGAGGAGAGTCCAAAAGAAGTTAAGAACCAATATGAAACCGTTGAGGAAACTCCCGAAGCAAGTGGCACTGCAAGTGAAGCAGTTAAGGAGGATGAAAATGCAGAATGCCAGGTTGAAATTCCGTGCGTGAAACACGAGGAAGATACACTGAAAAAAGGTGAGGCACTGGATACAGGAGAGGATTCAGTGGCGAAGGAGGAAGATAGCGAAGGATTTTCTGCTGTAGAGCACATCAAAACAAATTCAACAGATCGCGAAGAAGAAGGCGAGACTAACTTAAAGGATTTTCTGCTTGCTAGATCAAATTTAAATTCTGTGGAGGACGAAGCAGCAACTTCAAGAGAAAGTTCAGAAACAATCATCACTGCTGAAGATGAGAGACAAGTTGTAAACGTagaacaaaaccgtgaggaagAGGGGAAGGCAGAGAAAGCAATTACTAGTTCTGACACCATTGAAGATGAAACTCCTGATGAACAG AATCTCCCGGCGGCAAGTATCTTGATGCGAACTGTTACAGAGTCTGAGAGTGCTGAAGTAAGTGAGAGCACCATATCGGagccaaatgaaaatgttgaaaGATCCGAAGAAGTTCTTAATGTTTCAACCGTGAAATGTGATGAAGATGATCAGGGAGATCGTACCAACCCAACTAAGGATGACAAAGATGTAGAAACATTTACCGCCAAAGCGGCTGAAGATGATGACTATACTAGTCCAGTCACGATTACAGAAACGAGGGCGACAGTAACACCAAATGATGAAGAAAGTTCACCACAGACCTTGCAGGAATGTGATTCAGGAGAGGAGCTTCAACATTTGCGGGATGTGATGCCTGAGGAAACTAAGACAGAAACACCCTGGGAAAATGCAGAAGAAATTACCTGCACGAAAGAGGAAACAACAACTCAGAACACGCAAGAATCCTTGgacgaagaaaagaaagaagcgaCTGAAAACACAAACAATTTAGACGATGACAATGCAAGGGACAAG GTGCTTGAGACTGCCGGTACAGAACAAGAAACTGGAGAACACGTGGTTAGGGAAATTCATACGCTCGCAGAACCACCTCAAGATTTCGTTGATaaagaaacaaatgaagaaaCCTCCACGGAATATCAG GCCATTCCGGAACTCTCTGCTCCGTTCGTAGTAGAAGAAACAGCTAAGGAAATCCCAAAGGACGAAGAAACCGATGTCTTGATTCTAAAAGAAGAG aaaaaggaagaagatgcaGAATGTAACGAGCCCGCTGAGGTAAAGAGTATGACACGTGAAGCACTACCTGAAACCACAGAGGACATAACAGAGCCAAACAAGGACCTCAATGCTCCAATTTCAGAAGAAATCAACAACACATTTGTTGAAAATATTTCCTCTCTCGCTGAGGTATCTGAGACGGAGACTGAGAAAAATATTCAGGAGAAAGATGGCCTCGCGGTTAGCAATTTTGACTCCGTGTCAGGTGAAGTGAATCATGTAACAGGTTTGAAGGAAGGTGAAACAGAAAATGAGGAACAGAAAGAAAACATTGATACTGCTCCGGAAGAGAAGGCTCAAGCAACCATCTTAAAAGATGAAACGGCCTCGGAAGTTGAAGATATTGGTGTACAAGCAGAGGAAAATTGTGAATCAAAAGAGAAGTTGGAGGAGCATATTCCAACAGCAGCAGATGAGGGTGAAACATTATCGAAGGAAGCCGAGGCAGAAAAGGAGGAGCAGATAAAATATAGTGATATTGCTGCTGAAGAGAAGGGAGCAAACATCTTAACAGATGAGACACCCTTGGAAGATACCGACGTGCAAGCAGAGAAAAATGTCAAACCAATAGAGAACTTGGAGGAGCAAATCCCAATACAAGCAGATGAAGGAGAAACATTCCTGAAGGAAGCCGAAGCAGAAAGCAAGGATGTGATAAAATATACTGATGGTTCTCATGAAGATGTTGGTGGACAAGGGAAGGAAGTTGTCAATTCTGAGGAGAACTTGGACAAGCAGATTCCAACAGGCGACTGTGAAACAAGCTTGAAAGAAGCCAAAGCAGAAAAGGAGGAGCAGGGCAAAAGTACGGATATTGTTCCGGAAGAGAAGGGTCCGGAAACCATCTTAACAGATGCAACATCCTTGGACGTCGAAGATGTTGAGGTAAAAGCAAAGGACTATGCTGAATCAAAAGAGAACGTGGAGGAGCAGATTCCAATAGCAGCAGATGAAGAAAAACTTACTTATATTTCTCTTGAAGATATTGATGTACAAGCAGAGGAAAATTTCATTACACAAATGAATTTGGAGTACCCGATTCTAACAACCTCAGATGAACTAGAAACAGGCTCGGAAGAAACCAAAGAAGAAATTAAGGCGCAGGTGAAAAGTATTGATATTGTTCCTGAAGAGAAGGGTCTAGAAACCATCTCAACAGCTGAGATACCCTTGGTCGTTGAAGATATAGGTGTAAAATCAGAGGAAAGTTTCAAATCAAAAGAGAATGTGGAGGAGCAGATTCCAACAGCAGCAGATGAAGGTGAAAAATTCTTGAAGGAAGCCGAAGCAGAAAACAAGGAGCAGATCGACgaggaaaatttaaattcacAAGAATCCtcagacaaagaaaaggaagaagtgACTgaaattacacacacaaaagaagATGACACT GTGCTTGAGACTACCAGTACGGAGCAAGAAACTGGAGAACATGTGGTGTACGAAATTCATACTGTCGCAAAACCCCCTCAAGATTCCATTGATAAAGAAACAAATGAAGAGAACTCCGCGGAACATCAG GCATGTACTGATGCGGCTGATTTGAGTACAACTGCAGAGGAAAAGAACTTAGAGGAACATGCCATTCAGGAACTCTCTTCTCCGCTGGTAGTAGAAGAAGCAACTAATGAAATCCCGAAGGAAGAAGAAACCTACACCACGCTTACCACGCTTCTAGAAGAAGAG GAAAAGGAAGGGCATGCAACATGTAATGAGGCCACTGAGGAATATGCGGCTGGGATTGAGAAAAACATTCAGGAGAAAGATGGCACCACACCTAGCAATTCTGAATCTGTGTCCGGAGAACTGAGTCATGTAACAATTTTGAAGGAATCTGAAACAAAGATCGAAATGCAGGACAAAGACATGGATACTGTTCCTGAAGAGAGGGGTCGAGCAACTATCTTAGCAAATGAAACGACCTTGGAAGTTGAAGATATTGATGTACAATTAAAGAAGAATTTTGAGTCAAAAGAGAACTTGGAGGAACAATTTCCTATAGCTGCAGATGAAGGTGAAATATTCTTGAAAGAAGCCGAAGCAGAAAACAAGGAGCAGATAAAAAATGCTGATATTGCTCATGAAGATGTTGATGTACAAGCGGAGAAAACTGTCAATTCAGAAGAGGACATAGATAAGCAGATTCCACCAATAGCAGATGAAGGCGAAACAAGCTTGAAAGAAGCTGAAGCAGAAATTAAGGAGCAGGTCGCATATGCTGATATTGTTCCTGAAGATAAGGGTCTAGCAGCCATCTTAACAGATGAGACACCCTTGGAAGCAGAAGATACTGGTGTGCAAGCGGAGGAAAGTTTCGAATCAAAAGAGAAGTTCAAGGAGAAAAATCCAATCCCAACTGATGAAGATGAAACATTCTTGAAGGAAGCCGAAGTAGAAAACAAGGAGCAGATAAAATATAGTGATATTGCTCCTGAAGACAAGGGTCTAGCAACCATCTTAACAGGAGAGGCAAATTCCGACACAAAAGAGTTCTCAGACGAGCAGATTCCAACAGCAGTGGATGAAGGTGAAAGGAAGATAGCACATGGAAATGTAGTTTTGAATGACACACCTGGAGTGcaaattcttgaagaagcagAACCGGAAGTGGGAGTCGAAGAGGAGAGTTGCAAGTCAGAAGATCAACCTGAAAAGACTAACACGATAGTTGAAGAG GCCTTTGATGAGCCAAAGATCACAGGCCGAGATTTCAACAAAGAAGAAATCGTAGAAGGTAATGTAGCATGTTTTGCACAAGAATCAATTGAAGAGGATACAGTTAACAAATATCAAGAAAacgaaaatgagaagaaaaaattaaaggaagagGGAAGCTGTATAGAGAGCTTAAAAGAAGGCAATGGTGAGTACATTCGAGAAGATGAAAGTGAAACGTTCAAAGATGACGAAAAGGATGCAGTGAAGTCCGGAGGAGAG ATTCTTAAAGAGCCACAAACTGGAGTAGATGAGAGCATCACATGTGAGACAACTACAATTGCTGAAAGGTCTGAAGAAATTGTTAGTACTTCACCGGTGAAATATGAAGAAGACGAGCAGGGAGAAAGTAGCAGTCCGGCTTCAAAGGAGGAGGGTAGCAATGAGGACACGTTTTCTATCAAGGTGGCTGAAGAGGGCAATGGCGATAATGGTGCAGTCACAGTCACAGAAACAAGTGCAAACGTAAATGGTAAAGAAGGTTTACCACAGGCCGTGCAGGAATATGAACCAGTAGAGGGCCATGAAAAATTGCTGGATGAGATGCCTGAAGAAAGTAAGACAGAATCATCGAGCAAAAAGGCCGAAGTAGTTACCTGCACAAAAGAGGAAGAGACAACACCCATGAATgatacaaaagaaaatgaaactgAAGTAGAGGAG GTGTTTGAGATAGCAAGTATGGAACAAGAAACAGGAGAACATGCAACACGGGAAATTCATACAGTTGAGGACAACTCTCAAGAGTTCCATGATAAAGAAACGACTGTAGAAAATTTGAACGAACATCAG GTGTCATCTGAAGCAGCAGATTCGAGCACAGATTTTGTTGGAAATAACTCAGATGAACAGGCCAGTAGAGAACTCTCTTCTTCGCTGGTAGGAGACGATACAAGTAACGAAAGCTCAAAGCAAGAAGAAAACTATATTTCGAGTCTGAAAGAAGAG GAAAATGAAGTGAATGTGGAATGTAAAGAGCCGGTTGAGGGAGCAAATACGACACacgaaacaaaatttgaaacgTTAGAGGACAGTATAGAGCCAAAGGAGGACCTGTATGCTCATATTTCAGAGGAAGAAACCCACACAGAAGAAAGCAGTAAAGTAGTTAATTCGCTGCAGTCTGAGGTTTCTGAGAAAGATGTCTGTACAGATTTGGAGGGAGCTGAAGCAGAAACCAAAGAGCAGGTCAAGGATATTGAAATTGATCATGAAGAGAAGGGTCTAACAACCATCTTAACAGATGGAGCCGCCTTGGAAAATGTTAACTCAGAAGTGTTTCCAGAGAACCAGATTCCAAGAGTAGCAGATGGAGGCGAATGCAACACTGAGCTGGCGGGAGATAAGGCTGCAGAGGAAAGCCTTCAAGTGCGACGCCTTGAGGAAGCAGAACCAAAATTGAGGGTTGAAGATGAGAGTCGTGAATCAGAAGACCATCCCAAGAATAAGAACATGATAGTTGAAGAG CCTCAACTGCTAGAGCAGGTCCTGGATGAGCCAAATAGCGCTGACGGAGATTTCAGTGAAGGACAAACCACAGAAGGCAATGCCGCAATTTGTGCACCAGAAATAATTCAAGAAGAAACTGCTAAGAACTCTCAAGACAGTGACAAAGAGACAGAAAATTTACAGAAAGAGGGCAGTGGTATCGAGAGCGTAAAAGCATACAATACTACTGACTTGTCACGAGAGTTTACTCCGGAAGATGGAAGCAAAAAGTTCGATGATAACAAACAGGATACAGTGAAGTTCGAAGGAGAG ATACTTAAAGAGCCAGAGATTGATGGAGTAGGTGAGAGCACCACATATGAAACAAATCAGATCGTTGAAACATCTGAAGAAATTTTGGATGCTTCACCAGTGAAGTATGAAGAAGGTCAACCGGGAGAAGGTAGCAGTCAAGATTCAGCAaaagcttcaaaggaggaggaTGTTAGTGAAGTCGATGACAGAAATGGTGCAGTCACAGTTACTGAGTCAAGTCCAGTGGTAAcatcaaaagaagaagaagattcaGCAGAGGCTTCAGAGAAATATGAACCGGAAGAAGAGAAGGTACCGGTCAAAATTAGTGATGTAGCAGATGCGAAAGAGGTTTGCAACTTGGAAGATAAAGCTTCTTTTGCTGAAAAGACAACAGAAGAGACAAGCTTGCAGAAGGAAGGGCATGCAGAGGTTTCTGAATTGTCTCCAGAAAAGCTAGATGTTGATGCTACTGAAGAAGAATTCAAAGAAGCTTCTGAAATAGTTCCTGAATGTGATTCTCGGAGCATTGATGTAGTTTCGAAAGATGAGATCATTACTAGTCAGACACTCGACAAAGGGATATTACAAAAGCAAGTTGAAATACCATCTTGTACATTGCTTACCGAGGAAAAGGAGATCGAAGCTTCTCAACATGAGCATGGAACTCCAACCAAAGACAAGAACATACAAGAAGAGCCCGAAAAGGAAGTGCCAGCTGATGGAAACGTGGGAGATTTATTTGCTGTGAGGTCAGAAGACAAGACACCGTTGCAAAAGGAAGAGTCCGAAGAGCTCAAAGCTTCTGAGTTGGCTCTGGAAAAGCTGGATGCAGGTGATACAGAAAAAGAATTCAAAGAAACTTTTAAGACAATCTCTATACCCGATTCTCAAAGCACTGATCCAGTTTCGAAAGATGAAATTGTTGCTGATCAAACACACTTTGAGGAATCTTATGCTTTGATTCCCAAGGAAGAGGAGCTCAGAACTTATCAAGACGATCGTGAAACTAAAACCCAAGACAAAAGTATAGAGGAGGAGTATGCCAAGGAAGCAGAAGTGCCAGCTGATGAAAATGGCAGAGATTTAGTTGCTGCAACGTTGGCAGAAGAGACACTGTTGCAAAAGGAAGAGCCCAGGGAGCTCAAAGTTTCTGAATTGGCTCCAAAAAATCTGGATGCTGGTGAAACGGAAGAAACCAAAGAACCTTTTGAAAAGGTGTCCAAATCTGATTCTCAAAGCGCTGAAGTTGTTTCGGGAGATGAGACGACGGAGATGAAAATTTCTCAATGTGTGCATGAAGCTACAACCCAAGACAAGAATAAAGAAGATGAGAGCACAGAGAAAAATGAAGTTCCAGATGGAAACACTAGCGGTATATTTTTTGCTGCAACTTCTGAAGAAGAGACACGTTTGCAAATGGAAGAGCCTAGAGAGTTTAAAGCTTGTGGGTTGGCTCCGGAAAAGCTAGATGCTGGTGAAActgaagaagaaatcaaagaaactTTGGAAACGATCTCTAAATCTGATTCTCAAAGCATTGATACAGTTTCCAAAGATAATATTGTTGCTGATCAAACTCTTGTTGAGGCATCTTACACTTCACTTCCCGAGGAAAAGGAGTACAAGgcaggtgaaagtgaagtgccAGCTGCTGAAAATGGGGGAGATTTAATTTCTGCAAGGTCAGTCGAAGAGACAATCTTGAAAAAGGAAGAGCCCGGGGAGCTCAAAGTGTCTGAATTGGCTCCGGAAGAGCTGAATGCTGGCGAAACTGAAGAAGAAATCAAGAAAACTCCTGAAACAGTATCTGAACCTGATTCTCCAAGCACTGACGTGGTTTCGAGAGATGAGGCCATTTCTGATCAGACACTCCATGAAGGAATATCAACAGAGAAACTTCAAATACCATCTTCTATAATGCTTCCTGAAGAAAAGGAGATCAAAGCTTCTGAAGAGCATAGAACTACTTTCTGTGACAAGAATATAGAAGAAAACGCAAGCAATTTGCAAATGCAAGTTGATGAGAACGTAAAAGCTACAAGCTTGTTAAAGGAAGAGCCGAGGCAACTCAAAGCTTCTGATTTTGAGCTTCAACTTAAAGCAGAGGTACCAGGGAAAAGTTCAAATGAAGAG ATCAAGGAGGATGAGAAACTTCCAGAAGAGTCGGAGCCATATTATGTCAGAGAAGAGAGCCATGATgaaaacaaagcaaaagctgAAAAACAAGGAGAGCAGATTGATGAAACATCTACGATCAAAACAAATGAACATCAGAACGAG TTGTCTGAGGTAGATGAAAAGGGAATTGCTAGTTACAAGTATGAAAGACAGCTTACATTTGAAGGCCTTAGTATCAAGGAGAATGACCCACGCTTTATCGAGGATAAGACAACACATGACGGCTTTCcagaagaagagaagagagtTGAGGAGGCAGATTTTGAATTTGGTCTTAAAAATCAGGGAGATGAAATAAACTCTAAGAGCAGCATAGCATCAACCCAAAGGGAAAAG GATTCAAGCACTGAGGTCAGCTGTAAGGCTCCTATTGTTGAAACTTCACAAGGGATTGAATCAAATGAAAGTGGAAAAGTAATATCGATTGAATCAGGGACAGTTTCGTTACCTAACCTTGTGCCTGAATCAACAAAAGAAACAGCAACAGCTTGCAAAGAACTGAAAACagaggaagacgaagaagaagagcaCGAAAATTCTGAACAAGTGAAAACGGATGAAGAGAAAGGAGAAAACGAACACAAAAACCTAGAGGCAGGATATGAGTCCCCCATCATGGTAGAAGCCTCAAGAGATGCTGATGTCAATGTGAAGGTTGTTTCACATAAGAAATCTAATAACATTCTTTCGGGTATCAAGCATTCGATGTCCAAGGTGAAGAAAGCCATCATTGGTAAGTCTTCTCATCCAAAGACGCATTCagaaaaatga
- the LOC139188077 gene encoding uncharacterized protein: MPIRKVSPETRKKLTQLVFAIFQVTFTYYRLSIKLFSLPLHFILHKLASTTIRIKTTSPLINIRTSRWSDELTVEIMQLILRRLCVSDHLRCGAVCRSWRAAVCATKPKGCPQLPWLMLRSHPFSLKEHRFLSLGDQKTYKSSSINPNDYISRRDCVGSVEGWLIMIDSEFWRPEGFLYPWSFGLHLLDYNLKYPYATVNFFLNPVSGARVMLPSQSTVRYGYSSRPFFFTKVVASSVPITTSSPGHHRQLNPSCFVAGLSAGGRYLAFCRPTDKFWTRIDPMPDARRLRIQDIEIIDGRLFVSIRDLSELIVYDLETLHVDNHANAGPCGSIYRRPPKMLVMLHRNPVPSLNCTNTMAGVVHYHECENVYLAKDPTSKDLFMILHNVRLAYEKEPIIPSSCLGCNYVIPPQTLGFRVFKLECNNSGSRWKKVDDLGDRILFMSEASNKVISASSLTSPHYKTEFEENCIYFAFDNPCLASPSTGRDFGIFSLANKSIKHFTVPGEEPRTGLFHSKTVWFTPNFQQLD; this comes from the coding sequence CCACAAGCTCGCAAGTACAACGATCAGGATAAAAACAACATCCCCACTGATAAATATTCGGACAAGTAGGTGGTCCGATGAACTGACCGTAGAAATCATGCAACTAATTCTACGGCGGTTATGCGTATCGGACCACCTAAGGTGCGGTGCAGTATGCCGTTCTTGGCGAGCGGCCGTTTGTGCCACCAAACCTAAGGGTTGCCCTCAACTTCCGTGGCTCATGCTCCGTTCTCACCCTTTCTCCCTCAAAGAACACCGCTTTCTGAGTCTTGGAGACCAAAAAACTTACAAGTCTTCATCTATCAACCCTAATGATTATATAAGCAGGAGGGATTGTGTTGGTTCAGTTGAGGGGTGGTTGATCATGATCGACAGCGAGTTTTGGCGTCCCGAGGGTTTTTTGTATCCTTGGTCATTTGGCTTGCACTTGCTAGATTACAACCTCAAGTATCCATACGCGACTgtcaacttcttcttgaatcCAGTGTCGGGTGCCCGAGTCATGCTCCCATCACAATCTACGGTTCGATATGGTTACAGCAGCAGACCTTTCTTCTTCACAAAAGTAGTGGCCTCATCAGTGCCAATAACGACATCGTCTCCAGGTCATCATCGTCAGCTAAACCCATCGTGTTTTGTCGCTGGCCTTTCCGCAGGAGGTCGTTATTTGGCCTTTTGTAGACCAACTGATAAATTCTGGACACGCATTGATCCGATGCCGGACGCTAGACGTTTAAGGATTCAGGATATAGAAATAATTGATGGGAGATTGTTTGTTTCAATTCGGGATTTATCGGAGTTAATCGTTTATGACCTCGAAACATTACATGTTGACAATCATGCCAATGCCGGTCCTTGTGGTAGTATTTACAGGAGACCGCCTAAAATGTTGGTTATGCTTCATCGCAATCCAGTTCCTTCCTTGAACTGTACAAATACCATGGCTGGAGTCGTGCACTATCACGAATGTGAAAACGTTTACTTAGCAAAAGATCCGACGTCAAAGGATTTGTTTATGATTCTCCATAATGTTCGTCTTGCTTATGAAAAAGAACCAATAATTCCTTCGTCCTGCCTAGGTTGTAATTACGTCATTCCACCTCAAACTCTAGGATTTCGGGTGTTCAAGCTCGAGTGTAACAACAGTGGTTCTCGGTGGAAAAAGGTTGACGACCTTGGTGATCGGATATTGTTTATGAGCGAGGCAAGCAACAAAGTAATCTCTGCTAGTAGCCTGACTAGTCCCCATTACAAGACAGAATTTGAAGAAAACTGCATCTATTTTGCTTTTGATAATCCCTGTCTAGCATCACCATCTACTGGGCGTGATTTCGGTATCTTTTCCTTGGCGAACAAGAGCATCAAGCATTTTACTGTTCCCGGCGAGGAACCTCGTACTGGTCTATTCCACTCTAAAACTGTATGGTTCACACCAAATTTTCAGCAACTTGATTAA